In Vigna radiata chloroplast, complete genome, one DNA window encodes the following:
- the rps15 gene encoding ribosomal protein S15, producing the protein MVKKSFISVISQEKKGKKPGLVEFQIFKFTNRIRRLTSHFELHRKDYSSQRGLRKILGKRQRLLSYLSKKDGIRYKKLINQFNIRQSQIR; encoded by the coding sequence ATGGTAAAAAAGTCATTTATATCTGTTATTTCACAAGAAAAAAAAGGAAAAAAACCAGGATTGGTTGAATTTCAAATATTCAAATTTACCAATAGAATACGAAGACTTACTTCACATTTTGAATTGCACCGAAAAGACTATTCATCCCAAAGAGGTTTACGTAAAATTTTGGGAAAACGGCAAAGATTACTGTCTTATTTGTCAAAGAAAGATGGAATACGGTATAAAAAATTAATCAATCAGTTTAATATTCGGCAGTCACAAATTCGTTAA
- the ndhH gene encoding NADH-plastoquinone oxidoreductase subunit 7, giving the protein MNISTKRKDFMIVNMGPHHPSMHGVLRLIVTLDGEDVIDCEPILGYLHRGMEKIAENRTIIQYLPYVTRWDYLATMFTEAITVNGPEQLGNIQVPKRASYIRVIMLELSRIASHLLWLGPFMADIGAQTPFFYIFREREFIYDLFEAATGMRMMHNFFRIGGVATDLPYGWIDKCSDFCDYFLTSIAEYQKLITRNPIFLERVEGVGVVDVKEVINWGLSGPMLRASGIQWDLRKVDNYECYEEFHWEVQWQKEGDSLARYLVRIGEMIESIKIIQQALEGLPGGPYENLEIRCFDREKEPEWNEFEYRFISKKSSPSFELPKQELYVRIEAPKGELGIFLIGDQNGFPWRWKIHPPGFINLQILPQLVKRMKLADIMTILGSIDIIMGEVDR; this is encoded by the coding sequence ATGAATATCTCAACTAAAAGAAAGGACTTCATGATAGTCAATATGGGGCCTCACCACCCATCAATGCACGGTGTTCTTAGACTTATTGTTACTCTAGATGGTGAGGATGTTATTGATTGTGAACCGATATTGGGTTATTTACACAGAGGAATGGAAAAAATAGCGGAAAACCGAACAATTATACAATATCTGCCTTATGTAACACGTTGGGACTATTTAGCTACTATGTTCACAGAAGCAATAACTGTAAATGGACCAGAACAGTTGGGAAATATTCAAGTACCTAAAAGAGCCAGCTATATCCGAGTAATAATGTTGGAGTTAAGCCGTATAGCTTCTCACCTACTATGGCTAGGACCTTTTATGGCAGATATTGGTGCACAAACACCTTTTTTCTATATTTTCAGAGAAAGAGAATTCATATATGATCTATTTGAAGCTGCCACAGGTATGAGAATGATGCATAATTTTTTTCGTATCGGAGGGGTAGCGACTGATTTACCTTATGGTTGGATAGATAAATGTTCTGATTTCTGCGATTATTTTTTAACAAGTATTGCTGAATATCAAAAACTTATTACGCGAAATCCTATTTTTTTAGAACGGGTTGAGGGCGTCGGTGTAGTTGATGTAAAAGAAGTTATTAATTGGGGTTTATCAGGACCGATGCTTCGGGCTTCCGGAATACAATGGGATCTACGTAAAGTGGATAATTATGAATGTTACGAAGAATTTCATTGGGAAGTTCAATGGCAAAAAGAAGGAGATTCATTAGCTCGTTATTTAGTTCGAATTGGTGAAATGATAGAATCCATAAAAATTATTCAACAGGCTTTGGAAGGACTTCCCGGCGGGCCATATGAAAATTTAGAAATCCGCTGCTTTGATAGAGAAAAAGAGCCAGAATGGAATGAGTTTGAGTATCGATTTATTAGTAAAAAATCGTCCCCGAGTTTTGAATTGCCAAAACAAGAACTTTATGTAAGAATTGAAGCCCCCAAGGGAGAATTGGGGATTTTTCTAATAGGGGATCAAAATGGTTTTCCTTGGAGATGGAAAATTCATCCGCCCGGTTTTATAAATTTGCAAATTCTTCCTCAATTAGTTAAAAGAATGAAATTGGCCGATATTATGACAATACTAGGTAGCATAGATATTATTATGGGAGAAGTTGATCGTTGA